Part of the Paenarthrobacter sp. JL.01a genome is shown below.
CCGCCGCACAACCTCCGCGAAGTTGCCGACGGCGTCCAGTGGGCTCTTGAAAACCCAACTGCCACCCGCGAAGAACTCCTTGAAGCCCTGCTGCAGCGCATCAAGGGACCCGACTTCCCGACGGGCGCCACCATCCTTGGTCACAAGGGCATCGAGGATGCCTACCGCACGGGCCGTGGTTCCATCACCATGCGTGCAGTGGTCAACGTGGAAGAACTGCAGGGCCGGACATGCCTGGTGGTCACCGAGCTGCCGTACCAGGCCAACCCGGACAACCTGGCCATCAAGATTGCCGAACTGGTCAAGGATGGCAAGATCCAGGGCATCGCCGACCTCCGCGACGAAACGTCGGGCCGTACCGGCCAGCGCCTCGTCATCGTCCTCAAGCGTGACGCCGTGGCCAAGGTTGTCCTGAACAACCTCTACAAGCACACCCAGCTGCAGGACAACTTCTCCGCGAACATGTTGGCCATTGTCGACGGCGTTCCGCGCACCTTGAGCCTGGACGCCTTCATCCGGCACTGGGTGGCCCACCAGATGGACGTCATCGCACGCCGGACCCGGTACCGCCTGCGCAAGGCCGAGGAAGAAGCACACATCCTGCGGGCGCTCCTCAAGGCTCTGGACATGTTGGACGAAGTCATCGCGCTGATCCGTGCATCCAACACCACGGAAGCTGCCCGCGAAGGTCTGATGGAGCTCCTGGAGATCGACGAGCTCCAGGCCCGCGCGATCCTGGACATGCAGCTGCGGCGCCTGGCAGCCCTGGAGCGCCAAAAGATCCAGGACCGTCACGCCGAACTTGAGGCGCTCATCAGCGAGTACAACGCCATCCTTGGCTCGGAAGAGCGCCAGCGCCAGATCATCAGCGAAGAGCTGGCGGAAATCGTCGCGAAGCACGGCGATGACCGCCGCACGCACATCCTGATGGGCTTCGACGGCGACATGTCCATGGAAGACCTCATTCCCGAAGAGGAAATGGTGGTCACCATTACCCGCGGCGGCTACGTCAAGCGGACGCGCAGCGACAACTACCGCTCGCAGCAGCGTGGCGGCAAGGGCATCAAGGGTGCCCAGCTGCGCGGCGACGACGTCGTGGAGCACTTCTTTGTCACGACGACGCACCACTGGTTGTTGTTCTTCACGAACCTGGGCCGTGTTTACCGTGCCAAGGCGTACGAACTTGCCGAAGCCGGACGTGACGCCAAGGGGCAGCACGTTGCCAACCTCCTGGCCTTCCAGCCGGACGAGCACATCGCCCAGGTCCTGGATCTCAGGGACTACCAGCAGGCTCCGTACCTGGTGCTGGCGACCAAGAATGGCTTGGTCAAGAAGACGAGGCTGGAAGACTACGACACCAACCGCACGGCCGGCGTCATCGCCATCAACCTGCGCGACGGCGACGAACTGGTTTCTGCACAGCTGGTCAGCGAAACGGACGACCTCCTCCTTGTCTCACGCAAGGGCCAGTCCATCCGCTTCACGGCAACGGATGATGCCCTGCGACCCATGGGCCGCGCCACCTCGGGTGTCACCGGTATGAAGTTCCGTGAAGACGACGAACTGCTGGCCGCGGATGTGGTGCAGGACGGCTCGTTCGTGTTCATCGTGACCGAGGGTGGATACGCCAAGCGAACTGCCGTGGATGAGTACCGGCTCCAAGGCCGTGGCGGCCTGGGTATCAAGGTAGCCAAGCTCGCCGAGGACCGGGGAGATCTTGTAGGCGCCCTGATCGTCCAGGAAGAAGACGAAGTCCTGGTGGTCATGGAAGGCGGCAAGGTGGTGCGCTCGGCCGTGGCCGGCGTTCCCGCAAAGGGCCGTGACACCATGGGTGTCATCTTTGCCAAGCCGGACAAGAATGACCGCATTATTGAAGTCGCCCGCAACAGCGAACGCGGTTTGGAAGGCGAGGAATCCGAGGACGGCGCCGACGATGACGTAACGTTGGCTGCAAACGACGGCGCCGCTGCGGCGACCGCAACGGCCGCAACGGAAAACGACGCTGACCCGGAGAATGAACCGGGCGCGGAGCTGAACGAAGACAATACCGGAGGTAACGAGTGAGTAATTCCGACTCATATCCCAAGCCGAGCACAGGTGTCCCCGGCGGACTCCGGCAGCCCTCAGGCAACCCGCAGGCCGGCACGCCTGCCCGTCCCCAGCAACGCCCGGGAGCAGGATCCCCTGGCTCGGGCACATCAGGGGCACGTCCGGCAACGGGTGCCAACTCTGCTCCTCGTCCAGCCGGCGCCCCGGGGCAACGCCCCGCCCAGCCGGGCCAGCGCCCCGCGGCCGCCGGGCAACGGCCGGCAGGTGCACCGGGACAGCGTCCGGCCCAGCCCGGGCAGCGCCCAGCAACGGCCGGCCAGCGTCCGGCTGGCGCGGCAGGTCAACGCCCCGTCCAGGGTGGTCCCGGCCTGGTGAAGCCCGCCCCCAAGGCCAAGGTGCGCCGTGCACGCCTCCTTGTCAGCAAGGTCGACCCCTGGTCAGTGCTCAAGATGGCATTCCTGCTGTCCGTAGCGCTGGGAATTGTCACCGTGGTGGCGGCCATCGTCTTGTGGACCGTGTTGGATCTCACGGGCATCTTCAACCAGGTGGACAGCCTCCTGGGCACGCTTGCAGGCTCTGAAGGCAGCGGTTTCGAGCTGAAGAAGATCGCTTCCCTGGGCCAGGTGGCATCCTTCGCGACGATCATCGCGGTGGTGAATGTTGTCCTGCTCACTGCGCTGTCCATGCTGTCTGCCGTGCTCTATAACATTTCTGCAACATTGGTTGGCGGCGTTGGCGTCACCCTGACGGACGACTAGCAAAAAACCGCGGAATTCCGGCGTTCTGGCCGGAATTCCCCGGCGAAAGTGCCTCGATTTGAGATCGGGCCGGGAAGTGCTGTACAGTCATATCTCGGCCCGATGAGGCATCGGGGCGTATAGCTCAGGCGGTTAGAGCGCTTCGCTGATAACGAAGAGGTCCCAGGTTCAAGTCCTGGTACGCCCACGGAACCTAAACAGGTTCAGGTAAAACTGAACCGGAATGAGGTGCTTGTGAAGAAGTTGCTGGTAGTTGTGGCAGCCGCAATCGCAGGTGTCCTGGTTTATAAAAAGAACCAGGAATCCGAAGCCCGGAAAGATGTCTGGAGCAAGTCAACCGATACGGTTGATTAGCCGAGGAACCCGGTTCTGAACTGGTAAAACCCAGTCCGGATATGGGGTATGATAGACGGGTTGCTTCTTATGGGGGCATGGCGCAATTGGTAGCGCACCTGCTTTGCAAGCAGGGGGTTCGGGGTTCGAGTCCCCGTGCCTCCACCATAAGAAAAGTCCCGGTCAGGAATGACCGGGACTTTTGCATTTAACGCCTGGCCCGGAATCCGGGTAACCGGGACTCGGGAACGGTCGGGAACTGCGGCCATCTAGGGTTGGTCTGTGAAC
Proteins encoded:
- the gyrA gene encoding DNA gyrase subunit A — translated: MSDETPEVPADSNAEDVVLEGDVLTDRVEQVDLQTEMQRSYLDYAMAVIVGRALPDVRDGLKPVHRRVLYAMFDGGYRPDRSFNKCARVVGDVMGTYHPHGDMAIYDALVRLIQDWTMRYPLALGQGNFGSPGNDGAAAPRYTETKMAQLAMEMVRDIDEETVDFQDNYDGKNQEPTILPARFPNLLVNGSSGIAVGMATNIPPHNLREVADGVQWALENPTATREELLEALLQRIKGPDFPTGATILGHKGIEDAYRTGRGSITMRAVVNVEELQGRTCLVVTELPYQANPDNLAIKIAELVKDGKIQGIADLRDETSGRTGQRLVIVLKRDAVAKVVLNNLYKHTQLQDNFSANMLAIVDGVPRTLSLDAFIRHWVAHQMDVIARRTRYRLRKAEEEAHILRALLKALDMLDEVIALIRASNTTEAAREGLMELLEIDELQARAILDMQLRRLAALERQKIQDRHAELEALISEYNAILGSEERQRQIISEELAEIVAKHGDDRRTHILMGFDGDMSMEDLIPEEEMVVTITRGGYVKRTRSDNYRSQQRGGKGIKGAQLRGDDVVEHFFVTTTHHWLLFFTNLGRVYRAKAYELAEAGRDAKGQHVANLLAFQPDEHIAQVLDLRDYQQAPYLVLATKNGLVKKTRLEDYDTNRTAGVIAINLRDGDELVSAQLVSETDDLLLVSRKGQSIRFTATDDALRPMGRATSGVTGMKFREDDELLAADVVQDGSFVFIVTEGGYAKRTAVDEYRLQGRGGLGIKVAKLAEDRGDLVGALIVQEEDEVLVVMEGGKVVRSAVAGVPAKGRDTMGVIFAKPDKNDRIIEVARNSERGLEGEESEDGADDDVTLAANDGAAAATATAATENDADPENEPGAELNEDNTGGNE
- a CDS encoding DLW-39 family protein, which codes for MAAAIAGVLVYKKNQESEARKDVWSKSTDTVD
- a CDS encoding DUF3566 domain-containing protein, yielding MSNSDSYPKPSTGVPGGLRQPSGNPQAGTPARPQQRPGAGSPGSGTSGARPATGANSAPRPAGAPGQRPAQPGQRPAAAGQRPAGAPGQRPAQPGQRPATAGQRPAGAAGQRPVQGGPGLVKPAPKAKVRRARLLVSKVDPWSVLKMAFLLSVALGIVTVVAAIVLWTVLDLTGIFNQVDSLLGTLAGSEGSGFELKKIASLGQVASFATIIAVVNVVLLTALSMLSAVLYNISATLVGGVGVTLTDD